Proteins encoded by one window of Rubrobacter indicoceani:
- a CDS encoding iron-containing alcohol dehydrogenase, translating into MDKGTHEALRTRRVHFGPGSLDKLKDESEGREKAFVVTGRSLNEETDLVRRVEGLLGGKHSGTCAGISQHTPAASVKEAAKLAAGADLLVSVGGGSVIDGTKAVSRELGYVAQVAVPTTLSVAELAHLVGVTNNRGRKAGFVDRRAVPEAVIYDPQMTVHTPEKLWLSTGIRALDHAVEGYLYGGPHPVTDVTVLEGMSRLMQLLPQSRARPDDIEVRGELQVAAWLSYFAPANNPMGLSHNLGKRLGASYGIPHGVTSCITLAPSLGLAEDDIEPRRWRALSDALGGEPDGRVASLVLELGLPNSISEFDVPESDLEAIASEYEGQEDRALAILKRAY; encoded by the coding sequence ATGGATAAAGGAACTCACGAAGCTCTCCGGACCCGCCGGGTTCACTTCGGGCCGGGGAGCCTCGACAAGCTGAAGGACGAGTCGGAGGGGCGGGAGAAGGCCTTCGTCGTAACGGGCAGGTCGCTTAACGAAGAGACCGACCTCGTGCGAAGGGTCGAGGGCCTGCTCGGCGGGAAGCACTCGGGAACCTGCGCGGGTATAAGCCAGCACACGCCCGCCGCATCGGTAAAGGAGGCCGCGAAGCTCGCCGCCGGGGCGGACCTGCTCGTCTCCGTCGGGGGCGGGAGCGTTATAGATGGAACCAAGGCCGTCTCCAGAGAGCTCGGCTACGTGGCGCAGGTCGCGGTGCCGACTACTCTTTCGGTGGCGGAGCTTGCGCACCTCGTCGGGGTGACGAACAACAGGGGCCGGAAGGCCGGGTTCGTGGACCGGCGGGCCGTGCCGGAGGCCGTGATCTACGACCCGCAGATGACGGTCCATACCCCCGAGAAGCTCTGGCTCTCGACCGGGATTCGTGCCCTGGACCACGCCGTGGAAGGCTACCTCTACGGCGGTCCGCATCCGGTAACGGATGTAACGGTGCTGGAAGGCATGTCGCGCCTGATGCAGCTGCTGCCGCAGAGCAGAGCCCGGCCCGACGATATAGAGGTTCGCGGGGAGCTTCAGGTGGCGGCGTGGCTTTCGTACTTCGCGCCGGCCAACAACCCGATGGGCCTCTCGCACAACCTCGGCAAGCGGCTCGGGGCGAGCTACGGGATACCGCACGGCGTTACGTCGTGCATCACGCTCGCGCCGTCGCTCGGGCTCGCTGAAGACGATATCGAACCCCGGCGCTGGCGGGCGCTCTCGGATGCGCTCGGCGGTGAACCGGACGGGCGGGTGGCGTCGCTTGTCCTTGAGCTCGGCCTGCCGAACAGCATCTCCGAGTTCGACGTGCCGGAGTCCGACCTCGAAGCCATCGCAAGCGAGTACGAGGGGCAGGAAGACCGCGCCCTCGCCATCCTGAAGAGGGCCTACTAG
- a CDS encoding universal stress protein: MKCLLCVDPSDAERMTRNAARYLTGASEVVVVCAVDERAPKGYGFLVRGLLGRRPREEELSPTAEETAEETVKRAVELLARSGPGVAATGRTLTGRPEEELAGLVRDEGFDAVLIGRGNTGPEVSVNLTGTISGWKTNHAGDRDGLFLRTGDGPEPVEVRFPPHRGEAIERAFAEGATVEVYGSRRGGSVHAYALSSPEGGDPVEAHKPPPDRKDGGLMHVHLGHTARFVTDHVSCDVILVS; encoded by the coding sequence ATGAAATGCCTGCTCTGCGTTGACCCGTCGGACGCCGAACGTATGACCCGGAACGCGGCGAGGTACCTGACGGGGGCCTCCGAGGTCGTGGTCGTCTGCGCGGTGGACGAGCGCGCCCCGAAGGGCTATGGTTTCCTGGTGCGCGGTCTGCTCGGTCGCCGCCCTCGGGAGGAGGAGCTCAGCCCGACCGCTGAAGAGACCGCCGAAGAGACCGTGAAGCGCGCGGTGGAGTTGCTCGCCCGTTCAGGGCCCGGAGTCGCGGCGACGGGCCGGACCCTCACGGGCAGGCCGGAGGAAGAACTGGCGGGGCTTGTCCGGGACGAAGGCTTCGACGCCGTCCTGATCGGACGCGGCAACACCGGACCCGAAGTCTCGGTGAACCTGACCGGGACGATCTCCGGCTGGAAGACAAACCACGCCGGTGACCGGGACGGGCTCTTTCTCAGGACGGGCGACGGCCCGGAACCCGTCGAGGTCAGGTTTCCGCCGCACCGGGGCGAGGCGATAGAACGGGCCTTCGCCGAAGGCGCGACGGTCGAGGTGTACGGGTCGCGCAGGGGCGGGAGCGTCCACGCCTACGCGCTCTCCAGCCCGGAAGGCGGCGACCCCGTCGAGGCCCACAAGCCGCCGCCGGACCGCAAAGACGGCGGCCTGATGCACGTTCACCTCGGACACACGGCCCGATTCGTCACCGACCACGTCTCCTGCGACGTGATTCTCGTCTCCTGA
- a CDS encoding ArsB/NhaD family transporter yields MLDGGTATGVVAGVILFGTLALILTRPKDIGESVWAALGGTLAVVAGLVSVREVGEILWETHDALLLLLGMMALSAAAEKAGFFSWAAALSARAGRGSVRGLYLMVFLVGTVVTAVLSLDATAIVLTPIVYGMVVKLRLRPLPFVFACTYTANTASLFLPVSNLTNLLAYNAFDLDFARFGMVMFLPAVLAVAANVAVFFFIFRGDLNGYYEQTEPPEAENRPFFRLAAVGVGGVLAAFFLSPVLGFSIGLAALVGGAVVALLAVALGWMRFGELAGDISWGLFVLVVGLFVVVRGAEDAGLTAFVGAGMAAIGGDGFLAVLGVATGAALGSNVVNNVPMTLLVVNGAGSIVGDGDFGVVYAALIGTNVGPNLTIVGSLATLIWLSIVRGRGVEVGALDYLKIGLISTPPILLSAVFGLWVSLRLFGG; encoded by the coding sequence ATGCTGGACGGTGGGACAGCGACGGGCGTGGTTGCGGGGGTAATCCTTTTCGGGACGCTCGCCCTGATACTCACCCGCCCAAAGGACATCGGGGAGTCGGTCTGGGCGGCTCTCGGCGGCACCCTCGCCGTCGTGGCGGGGCTTGTCTCCGTGCGCGAGGTCGGTGAGATCCTCTGGGAGACGCACGACGCGCTTCTCCTGCTGCTCGGGATGATGGCCCTCTCCGCCGCCGCCGAGAAGGCCGGGTTCTTCAGCTGGGCCGCCGCGCTTTCCGCAAGGGCCGGGCGTGGGAGCGTTCGCGGTCTGTACCTCATGGTCTTTCTTGTGGGGACCGTTGTTACGGCGGTTCTCTCGCTCGACGCAACGGCGATAGTCCTGACGCCCATCGTCTACGGGATGGTCGTGAAGCTGCGGCTGCGTCCGCTGCCGTTTGTCTTTGCCTGTACGTATACCGCGAACACGGCGTCGCTTTTCCTGCCCGTATCCAACCTCACGAACCTGCTGGCCTACAATGCCTTCGACCTTGACTTCGCCCGGTTCGGGATGGTGATGTTCCTGCCCGCCGTTCTCGCCGTTGCGGCCAACGTGGCGGTGTTCTTCTTTATCTTCCGGGGGGATCTCAACGGCTACTACGAGCAGACCGAGCCGCCGGAGGCGGAGAACCGCCCGTTTTTCCGGCTTGCGGCGGTCGGGGTCGGGGGCGTTCTGGCGGCGTTTTTCCTCTCTCCGGTTCTCGGGTTTTCGATCGGGCTGGCCGCGCTGGTCGGCGGGGCGGTGGTCGCGCTTCTGGCGGTCGCGCTCGGCTGGATGCGGTTCGGGGAGCTTGCAGGGGATATTTCATGGGGGCTGTTCGTTCTTGTTGTCGGGCTGTTCGTGGTCGTGCGCGGGGCTGAGGATGCGGGCCTCACGGCGTTTGTCGGGGCGGGGATGGCCGCCATCGGCGGGGACGGGTTTCTCGCGGTGCTTGGCGTTGCGACCGGGGCCGCGCTCGGCTCAAACGTCGTCAACAACGTCCCGATGACGCTGCTCGTCGTAAACGGCGCGGGGTCCATCGTGGGGGACGGGGACTTCGGCGTAGTGTACGCGGCCCTGATAGGGACGAACGTCGGCCCGAACCTGACGATCGTAGGTTCGCTCGCGACGCTTATCTGGCTGAGCATCGTGCGCGGTCGCGGGGTGGAGGTCGGGGCGCTCGACTACCTGAAGATCGGCCTGATCTCGACCCCGCCGATCCTGCTTTCGGCGGTCTTCGGTCTCTGGGTTTCGCTCAGGCTTTTCGGGGGCTAA
- a CDS encoding magnesium transporter: MAEQRDIEEQRRTRRQRIRARIQSRPHLRPHVFGYLTEEKESLRQGFAALFISSVGELVAGVVLASITNTLEELIGLAILIPAAIAMRGAIFGAMGSRLSTAIHTGLFELNFRRGTLAENVQAAVALSLVSSIFLAFLARYLSGLLGIETSLTIVDYVIISTIAGLLAGALLLGITLLLTRLSVRREWDMDNIVAPILTAAGDILTLPALVLATYLIGIPVFSVSFSGVLVAVAAGALYLGLRYGAPGLRRILRESLPILALNGFVIILVGMALEDRLDQFVAFPALLILLPAFLQEGGALGGILASRLSSKIHLGLLEVRAFPQLAAFRDFTLIYIFAVGVFLFIGGASHLIAEGLAATLSPDLLASLGLDGETVSPGFFAMLGISALAGLIATTASVVAAYYGSTVSYRLGLDPDTYGIPVITAAVDLLGFLSLIIALIIFGLAG, from the coding sequence GTGGCCGAGCAGCGCGACATAGAGGAGCAGCGCAGGACGCGCCGGCAGCGCATCCGCGCCCGCATTCAGAGCCGTCCCCACCTCCGACCGCACGTCTTCGGCTACCTGACGGAAGAGAAGGAGTCCCTGCGACAGGGCTTCGCCGCGCTCTTTATCTCGTCGGTCGGGGAGCTTGTGGCCGGGGTCGTTCTGGCGAGCATAACCAACACGCTGGAAGAACTCATCGGTCTTGCGATCCTTATCCCGGCGGCCATAGCCATGCGGGGTGCGATCTTCGGCGCGATGGGCAGCCGCCTCTCGACGGCCATACACACCGGCCTCTTCGAGCTGAACTTCCGTCGCGGAACGCTGGCCGAGAACGTGCAGGCCGCCGTTGCCCTCTCGCTCGTGTCGAGCATCTTCCTCGCCTTTCTGGCCCGGTACCTCTCCGGGTTGCTGGGCATCGAGACCAGCCTCACGATAGTGGACTACGTTATCATCTCGACCATCGCCGGGCTTCTCGCCGGGGCGCTGCTGCTCGGGATCACGCTCCTCCTCACCCGCCTGAGCGTCCGGCGCGAGTGGGACATGGACAACATCGTGGCCCCGATACTCACCGCCGCCGGAGATATCCTGACGCTCCCGGCCCTGGTCCTTGCAACCTACCTTATAGGGATACCGGTCTTCTCCGTTTCGTTCTCGGGGGTGCTCGTCGCGGTGGCGGCGGGCGCGCTGTACCTCGGCCTGCGCTACGGCGCGCCGGGACTCAGGCGCATCCTGCGCGAGAGCCTCCCGATACTGGCCTTAAACGGTTTCGTCATCATCCTCGTGGGGATGGCCCTCGAAGACCGGCTGGATCAGTTCGTCGCGTTCCCGGCGCTTTTGATCCTGCTCCCGGCCTTTCTTCAGGAGGGCGGCGCGCTCGGGGGCATTCTGGCGAGTCGGCTCTCGTCCAAGATCCACCTCGGCCTTCTTGAGGTGCGGGCTTTTCCGCAGCTTGCGGCCTTCAGGGACTTCACCCTGATCTACATCTTCGCCGTCGGGGTCTTTCTCTTTATCGGGGGGGCCTCGCACCTTATAGCCGAAGGCCTCGCCGCGACCCTGAGCCCCGACCTCCTTGCCTCGCTCGGCCTCGACGGCGAAACGGTCAGCCCCGGGTTCTTCGCCATGCTCGGCATCAGCGCGCTCGCCGGCCTGATAGCGACCACGGCGTCGGTAGTCGCGGCGTACTACGGTTCGACGGTCAGCTACCGGCTCGGCCTCGACCCGGACACCTACGGCATACCGGTAATCACGGCGGCGGTGGACCTGCTCGGCTTCCTGAGCCTTATAATCGCCCTTATAATATTCGGATTGGCGGGATAG
- a CDS encoding potassium channel family protein: MARKQRNLKDMLAEAKNTSELMVDLAYAAIFYDSEDISEEVFRLESRLNELVYDMRTLAILAARSPADAEQMAGILQVVQDIEKIGNAAYDIAKIVVKELGIPPELLHDIPEAEEIPARVRIHPESELDGRSLEEVDLAVETGMRPIAIRSEQDWHYHPEDNHVLREGDVMFLQGPPEGVAELRRLAGARPMQRMPGDDDLGGQLSELERAVDIVIEMKNISEVAVGLAYSALLYDDAGLAREVVAIEGEMDDMRYRLERWVLLAAKHVEDAGRLRGMLHLAIASETIADCAKEMVWMIERGDDVHPVLSAAVGESDELVVKVNVAPDSPADGRTIMDLSLETETGMFPLAVNRGGRWTYRPRDNYVLRGDDALLFTGAPEGFEVLSEMFGQVSGAD; this comes from the coding sequence ATGGCACGAAAACAGCGCAACCTCAAGGACATGCTGGCGGAGGCGAAAAACACCTCCGAGCTCATGGTAGACCTCGCTTACGCCGCGATCTTCTACGACTCCGAAGATATCTCCGAGGAGGTCTTCCGGCTTGAATCTCGCCTCAACGAGCTTGTCTACGACATGCGGACGCTCGCGATACTGGCCGCCCGTTCCCCCGCCGACGCCGAGCAGATGGCCGGTATCCTGCAGGTTGTTCAGGACATAGAGAAGATAGGCAACGCCGCCTACGACATCGCCAAGATAGTCGTCAAGGAACTCGGCATCCCGCCGGAGCTCCTGCACGATATCCCGGAGGCCGAGGAGATACCGGCCCGCGTCCGCATCCACCCCGAAAGCGAGCTCGACGGGCGTTCGCTTGAAGAGGTGGACCTCGCGGTGGAGACGGGGATGCGCCCTATCGCCATCCGCTCCGAGCAGGACTGGCACTACCATCCCGAGGACAACCACGTTCTGCGCGAGGGCGACGTGATGTTCCTGCAGGGCCCGCCGGAGGGCGTAGCGGAGCTTCGCCGGCTCGCCGGGGCGCGCCCGATGCAGCGGATGCCCGGCGACGACGACCTCGGCGGTCAGCTCTCGGAGCTTGAGCGGGCCGTGGACATCGTTATCGAGATGAAGAACATCTCGGAGGTGGCGGTGGGGCTTGCGTACTCCGCGCTTCTCTACGACGACGCGGGTCTTGCGCGGGAAGTAGTCGCCATCGAGGGCGAGATGGACGACATGCGCTACCGGCTGGAGCGCTGGGTTCTGCTCGCGGCCAAGCACGTCGAGGACGCCGGGAGGCTTCGGGGGATGCTTCACCTCGCCATCGCCTCCGAGACCATCGCCGACTGCGCAAAAGAGATGGTCTGGATGATCGAACGCGGCGACGATGTCCACCCCGTCCTCTCCGCCGCCGTCGGTGAATCAGACGAGCTCGTCGTGAAGGTCAACGTCGCCCCCGACTCCCCGGCGGACGGCAGGACGATCATGGACCTGTCTCTGGAGACGGAGACGGGGATGTTCCCGCTGGCGGTGAACCGGGGCGGCCGCTGGACGTACCGCCCGCGCGACAATTATGTTTTGCGCGGCGACGACGCGCTGCTCTTTACGGGCGCACCCGAGGGCTTCGAGGTTCTCTCGGAGATGTTCGGGCAGGTTTCGGGGGCGGATTGA
- a CDS encoding glycosyltransferase 87 family protein, producing the protein MTPPDKRQGPLPAGRPAFAAGTVFLAVAMCYFLVRGFSRLTPGLLQNSNDLRIYWQTGEAVLSGRLPYRDFFIEYPPGAVPAFIPPAFFTDNRLAYIDVFALQMGLFLVAALVMVAVSSRLLFGAASWPLPTATFAVCASLLYPVALTRYDATVTLALAVAVFGAALGGRWVYLAYASLGFGAAAKLVPVLAAPALALARGKPVRGFLAAGIVGLLFVVPAVFLGETRFVESLLYHSERGVQIESVPASLLLASGSVEAVVFDFGAFEVTGPKTDPAAALSLPVTLGLLAVTGFFAYRDHRAGRLDASAFPRYAAAFVLAFMVGSKVLSPQYFLWLLPLVPLVGAGSVRAVISVLFVTTCYLTTEVFPKSYTALVNLQSPGPELLLARNVGLILLWLAVVFLPALAENSGEPKEQRKRKVAA; encoded by the coding sequence TTGACCCCACCGGATAAAAGGCAGGGCCCGCTCCCGGCGGGCCGTCCGGCCTTTGCAGCGGGAACGGTCTTTCTTGCGGTGGCGATGTGCTACTTTCTCGTGCGCGGCTTTTCACGCCTGACGCCGGGGCTTCTCCAGAACTCAAACGACCTCCGCATCTACTGGCAGACCGGGGAGGCGGTGCTGTCGGGGCGGCTACCGTACCGGGACTTCTTTATCGAGTACCCGCCCGGGGCAGTACCGGCCTTTATTCCCCCGGCCTTCTTCACCGACAACCGGCTCGCCTACATAGACGTCTTCGCCCTTCAGATGGGGCTGTTTCTGGTGGCGGCGCTCGTTATGGTCGCGGTTTCGTCTCGGCTTCTGTTCGGGGCGGCATCCTGGCCCCTCCCGACGGCGACGTTCGCGGTCTGTGCTTCGCTTCTCTACCCCGTCGCCCTGACCCGCTACGACGCGACCGTTACGCTCGCCCTTGCGGTGGCGGTTTTCGGCGCGGCGCTCGGCGGACGCTGGGTCTACCTCGCCTACGCCTCGCTCGGCTTCGGGGCGGCGGCGAAGCTTGTCCCGGTTCTGGCCGCGCCCGCGCTCGCCCTGGCCCGGGGGAAGCCTGTTCGCGGGTTTCTCGCGGCCGGAATCGTCGGGCTTCTTTTCGTTGTTCCGGCGGTCTTTCTCGGAGAGACGCGGTTTGTGGAGAGCCTTCTGTACCACTCGGAGCGGGGGGTTCAGATAGAGAGCGTCCCGGCCTCGCTCCTGCTCGCTTCCGGCTCGGTCGAGGCCGTAGTCTTCGACTTCGGGGCGTTCGAGGTTACGGGGCCGAAGACCGACCCGGCCGCCGCCCTGAGCCTGCCGGTTACGCTCGGCCTGCTCGCCGTTACGGGCTTCTTCGCCTACCGCGACCACCGCGCCGGACGGCTCGATGCTTCGGCGTTTCCGAGGTACGCCGCCGCCTTCGTGCTGGCGTTCATGGTCGGCTCGAAGGTGCTCTCGCCGCAGTATTTCCTCTGGCTTCTGCCGCTCGTACCGCTCGTCGGGGCAGGGTCGGTCAGGGCCGTCATCTCCGTCCTCTTTGTCACAACCTGCTACCTGACGACCGAGGTCTTCCCGAAAAGCTACACCGCGCTCGTCAACCTCCAGTCGCCGGGGCCGGAGCTCCTGCTCGCCCGCAACGTCGGGCTGATCCTGCTCTGGCTTGCGGTCGTCTTTCTGCCGGCCCTTGCGGAAAACTCCGGAGAGCCGAAAGAACAGAGAAAACGGAAGGTCGCGGCGTGA
- a CDS encoding glycosyltransferase family 87 protein: MKGFLRVFSVLAVVLLLGVMLGVEGPQLSEGRAVSGAGAALAGSLEPGRAEGSARYDAPTDTWRVVFTVRDSGETVGRAVVDDDSGEVDQARLDGGSSGEESGSGSPPGELDRDQATKLAAANPDVREELSGREYTTRAELENGVWTVRFYIEGTRPIGGVPQDNGTKEAARVELDADTWVVRTAYTGDAVGWNMARGVDGAYGKQANYWYVWGPMAAVFFLAFLRNDRLLSLRNLDLTVLTAGFLVAHHFFRIGESQLSVFLWYPPLLYLFVRCILLGFGIGERVGRTSNFPTWLLLAFAGLAGGLVLALNTDSRVIDVGYAGVVGGQLILDGAIPYGNMPDSVGTGDTYGPLNYLLYVPFILMFGFSGEWDFLPAAHALTSFSFVAGAFAMFFSGWKFSGVRAGAALAFAWCAFPYTLYAANNNTNDIVVASAAAIGLVFASSPLARGVAIGAGFAIKLYPVILGPLWLLYDGFRKRSIVDFFLGGATILLMTFWVLLLGGNPVEAARIFYERTLAFQGDRVTPWTIYTQLPQVEFLQTPVTILIGALALAVALVPRKRTIRRLAAFSGALVIGFQLTVNYWYFGYVVWFEPFVFLALLLATDEKTELDGAPGVETVKDGDPTEGNLPSSSRQGGNPRV, from the coding sequence GTGAAAGGATTTCTTCGCGTCTTCTCCGTTCTGGCTGTCGTGCTGCTCCTCGGGGTGATGCTCGGCGTAGAGGGGCCCCAGCTCTCCGAGGGGCGCGCCGTCTCCGGCGCAGGCGCCGCGCTCGCGGGCTCTCTTGAACCGGGGCGGGCCGAAGGCTCGGCCCGCTACGACGCCCCGACGGATACGTGGCGGGTCGTCTTCACGGTACGGGACTCCGGCGAGACCGTCGGCCGGGCGGTCGTGGACGACGATTCCGGTGAGGTCGATCAGGCCCGGCTCGACGGTGGTTCTTCCGGTGAGGAATCGGGCTCCGGCTCGCCACCGGGCGAGCTCGACCGGGATCAAGCCACAAAGCTGGCCGCCGCAAACCCGGACGTGCGCGAGGAACTCTCCGGCCGAGAATATACGACCCGCGCGGAACTCGAGAACGGCGTGTGGACGGTCCGTTTCTACATCGAGGGCACCCGCCCGATAGGCGGGGTCCCGCAGGACAACGGCACGAAAGAGGCCGCCCGCGTCGAGCTCGACGCCGACACCTGGGTTGTCAGAACAGCCTACACCGGCGATGCCGTCGGCTGGAACATGGCTCGCGGCGTGGACGGGGCCTACGGCAAGCAGGCGAACTACTGGTACGTCTGGGGGCCGATGGCCGCCGTTTTCTTTCTTGCTTTCCTCCGCAACGACAGACTTCTCTCCCTGCGAAACCTCGACCTCACGGTGCTGACGGCGGGCTTCCTTGTCGCGCACCACTTTTTCCGAATCGGGGAATCGCAGCTCTCCGTCTTTCTCTGGTACCCGCCGCTCTTGTATCTGTTCGTGCGGTGCATCCTGCTGGGTTTCGGAATAGGGGAGAGGGTCGGCAGGACAAGCAACTTCCCGACGTGGCTTTTGCTCGCCTTCGCCGGGCTGGCGGGCGGCCTCGTCCTTGCGCTGAACACCGACTCGCGCGTTATAGACGTAGGGTACGCCGGGGTCGTCGGGGGGCAGCTTATCCTCGACGGGGCGATACCGTACGGCAACATGCCGGACAGCGTCGGGACGGGCGACACGTACGGCCCCCTGAACTACCTGCTCTACGTGCCGTTTATCCTGATGTTCGGATTTTCGGGGGAGTGGGATTTCCTTCCGGCGGCGCACGCGCTGACGTCGTTTTCGTTTGTAGCCGGGGCGTTTGCGATGTTCTTCTCGGGGTGGAAGTTCTCGGGGGTGCGGGCGGGGGCCGCGCTGGCGTTTGCCTGGTGCGCTTTTCCGTACACGCTCTACGCAGCGAACAACAACACAAACGACATCGTCGTAGCGAGCGCGGCGGCCATCGGGCTGGTCTTCGCCTCGTCGCCGCTCGCCCGGGGCGTGGCCATCGGGGCGGGCTTCGCGATAAAGCTCTACCCTGTGATACTCGGCCCGCTCTGGCTTCTCTACGACGGCTTCAGGAAGCGTTCCATCGTAGACTTCTTTCTCGGCGGCGCGACGATATTGCTCATGACGTTCTGGGTTCTGCTGCTCGGCGGAAACCCGGTAGAGGCCGCAAGAATCTTCTACGAAAGGACGCTCGCTTTTCAGGGCGACCGCGTAACGCCCTGGACGATCTACACCCAGCTGCCGCAGGTTGAGTTCCTGCAGACCCCCGTGACCATCCTTATCGGGGCGCTCGCCCTCGCGGTCGCGCTCGTTCCACGCAAGCGCACCATCCGCCGTCTCGCGGCCTTCTCCGGTGCGCTCGTCATCGGCTTTCAGCTCACGGTCAACTACTGGTACTTCGGCTACGTCGTGTGGTTCGAGCCGTTTGTCTTTCTCGCCCTGCTTCTCGCCACAGACGAGAAGACGGAGCTTGACGGCGCACCCGGGGTAGAGACCGTCAAAGACGGAGACCCGACAGAAGGGAACCTGCCCTCATCATCCAGGCAGGGAGGTAACCCTCGTGTCTGA
- a CDS encoding replication-associated recombination protein A: protein MKLPAAWTVSAKSTTNATPDAIRLDLFDEAGRENYARRAPLAERLRPKTLDEVVGQPHLTGEWGPLRVALTRNRLGSIVFWGPPGVGKTTLARVVASSVNAEFTPLSAVESGVKDLRAALNAARDRLKYENRATLVFVDEVHRFNKAQQDALLPALEEGLVDFIGATTENPSFEVTAPLLSRSRVLRLKRLTEKDLALLLARGLEELGANAGDEARGQLLRASGGDGRRLLNLLEVAATGTENIGVENIERAVGQRSVRYGKEEHYDVTSAFIKSVRGGDPDAALHYLARMIEAGEDPVFIARRIVILASEDIGNADPGGLSLATAAAQAVQMVGMPEGRIPLAQATTYLASAPKSNAAYKGINAALEEVRKSGEPPEVPMNLRNAPTDLMRGEGYGEGYRYAHDDAASGIEGMNQRYLPDELADRIYYAPKESGAEGGIKARLDRWRGARNERET, encoded by the coding sequence GACTGGACCTCTTCGACGAAGCCGGACGGGAGAACTACGCCCGTCGCGCCCCCCTGGCCGAACGCCTGCGCCCGAAGACCCTCGATGAGGTAGTCGGACAGCCGCACCTGACGGGGGAATGGGGGCCGCTACGGGTCGCGCTCACCCGAAACCGGCTCGGCTCCATCGTCTTCTGGGGGCCTCCGGGCGTCGGGAAGACTACTCTTGCCCGGGTTGTGGCATCTTCGGTGAACGCCGAGTTCACGCCGCTTTCGGCGGTCGAGAGCGGGGTCAAAGACCTTCGCGCCGCCCTGAACGCCGCCCGCGACCGCCTGAAATACGAGAACCGGGCGACGCTTGTCTTTGTGGACGAGGTGCACCGCTTCAACAAGGCCCAGCAGGACGCGCTGCTCCCGGCTCTGGAGGAGGGTCTTGTGGACTTTATCGGGGCAACGACCGAGAACCCGTCCTTTGAGGTAACGGCCCCGCTTCTGTCGCGCAGCAGGGTTTTGCGTCTGAAGCGGCTTACGGAGAAAGACCTTGCCCTGCTCCTTGCCCGCGGCCTCGAAGAACTCGGTGCGAACGCCGGCGACGAGGCCCGCGGGCAACTCCTCCGGGCTTCGGGCGGGGACGGTCGCAGGCTTCTGAACCTGCTCGAGGTCGCGGCGACGGGGACAGAGAACATCGGGGTAGAAAACATCGAGCGGGCTGTGGGTCAGCGGTCGGTCCGGTATGGAAAAGAAGAGCACTACGACGTTACAAGCGCGTTTATCAAAAGCGTGAGGGGGGGCGACCCGGACGCCGCTCTGCATTACCTTGCAAGGATGATCGAGGCCGGAGAGGACCCGGTCTTTATCGCCCGCCGCATCGTCATCCTCGCGAGCGAAGACATCGGAAACGCCGACCCCGGCGGCCTTTCGCTCGCGACCGCCGCTGCTCAAGCGGTGCAGATGGTCGGGATGCCGGAGGGGCGTATCCCGCTCGCTCAGGCGACGACGTACCTCGCGAGCGCGCCCAAGTCAAACGCTGCCTACAAGGGGATAAACGCTGCTCTGGAAGAAGTCCGAAAAAGCGGCGAGCCGCCCGAAGTTCCGATGAACCTCCGAAACGCCCCGACCGACCTGATGCGCGGCGAGGGCTACGGGGAAGGCTACCGCTATGCTCACGATGATGCGGCCTCCGGCATCGAGGGCATGAACCAGCGGTATCTCCCGGACGAATTAGCGGACCGCATCTACTACGCGCCGAAAGAGAGCGGGGCAGAAGGCGGGATCAAAGCCCGCCTCGACCGCTGGCGAGGGGCGCGAAACGAGCGGGAGACCTAG